A single window of Stigmatopora nigra isolate UIUO_SnigA chromosome 20, RoL_Snig_1.1, whole genome shotgun sequence DNA harbors:
- the pop7 gene encoding ribonuclease P protein subunit p20 — MTEPRKRGMSSASATATFGSVPSTDGAPGTVDIDPVEYTLRKRLPRKLPKRRNDVYVNMKTDFRAQLARCQKLLDGGGHREIFVHGLGLAINRAINIALQLQASSQGALQLAANTSTVELVDDLEPEDPDEAAEPLTRTRNNSAIHIKVFYPNRQ, encoded by the coding sequence ATGACCGAACCCCGAAAACGTGGCATGTCGTCGGCCTCAGCCACAGCTACATTCGGGTCCGTGCCGTCTACCGACGGCGCTCCCGGTACTGTCGACATCGACCCGGTGGAGTACACTCTCCGGAAGCGACTGCCCCGGAAACTTCCTAAAAGGCGAAATGACGTCTACGTCAATATGAAAACGGACTTCCGGGCTCAGCTTGCCCGCTGCCAGAAGCTGTTGGACGGCGGAGGTCACCGGGAGATCTTCGTACATGGCTTGGGCCTGGCTATCAACCGGGCCATCAACATCGCCTTGCAACTCCAGGCTAGCAGCCAGGGGGCGCTGCAGCTAGCTGCTAACACCTCCACAGTGGAGCTGGTAGACGACCTAGAGCCGGAAGACCCCGATGAAGCCGCAGAGCCTCTAACGCGCACGCGCAATAACTCGGCTATCCACATTAAGGTTTTTTACCCCAACAGGCAATGA